The genomic DNA tttttttttttaaatacatagaTGTAAATAAAAGTGAGAGGCTGTTCTCACCTATCAGCGGGACGCTCTCAGAGGGTGGCATGCTCTCAGCTACGAGCAGCTGAAACACGGTGAGGGCCAGCAGCACTGTGACACCCAGAGAAACCTTTTCACCTGAAtctgctggcaggtaaaagccCAGCGGAGCCAGAAAGGAGATCATCATGCAAGGAATGAGGAGGTTGAAGATGTAGAAGGAGGCCCGCCTCTTCAGGTGGAGGGAAAAGGTAATGTCTGGGTATGGCTCTGAGCAGCAGCCATACAAGATGACATTTTTCTTGGCTGGCATTCCCAGAACCTGGTTAGAGAAATTATTTGGTTTCGTCAAAACATTCATTAAGGATGTGCTAAACACATGACACCATTACTGACCTCCCACTCCACATTGGGGACAAAGTCGGCCAAGTCGGCGCTGTCCAGGGCGTTGAACAAATCCATCTGGTTTCCGTTGTGAGTCCAGGAGCCAAAGGTTAGGTCACACTGCTGCACATCGAAAGGGAAGAAGGCCACATCAACAGAGCAGGAGCTTTTGGTGATGGCTGGCTGGTCCCACATGACTTGGCCATCGTTACGGAGAACAACATTGGTCTCCATGGAGCTGGAGAACTCATCATCTGCACTATGATAGAAACGAAGAAGGAGTTTGAAAACATATCAATAAATATCCTGAAGATCAGCCAGCAGGATGATACACCTACCTGTTATACAGAACAATATCGGGTCTCCAAACGTAGCTGCTGGGTATGCGGATGGTGTCAAGGCCATCATAGTCCTCCTTCTTCCATGTGAGAAAGGCATCCATCCATACCTGGCGGACCCACAGGTAGGTGGTCAGGATCTGGTTCCGCTCATCCTGGTGAAAATCCATGAAAACGGCAAGGTCACACCAGTACCAGCCTGACTAGATACAGCATAAAGAGCTGGATAGGCATTCAGGGTTTGATTACCATGTCAATGATCTGGGAGAGAGTGACCTGTAATGTGACATTGATGATGTAGTCGGTGTCCTCCACCGGCCGCAGAGCATTGGTGTAGTTGGTAAATAAGTCTTTCATCAGCTTCTGAGCGAAGCGCCCATGAGCAGCCCGGCAAACTGAGGATCAGAAAACAGATGCCAAGCATAGTGCCGGGTCAGGCAGACCTCAAAGTCATCACCTGCAATCCCAACAGGAAGGTTATTCCAAAGCATCGGCGCTGCAACAGAGAACGCTCTGTCTCCTCTAAGTTTCCGCCGTGACTTTGGGACAGAAAGCAGCAATTGCTCAGCTGACCGAAGGGAACGAGTGGGGACGTGGGGCTTCAACAAGTCAGCCAAATAAACAGGTGCCAGACCatttagagatttaaaaaccaataaaaggactttaaaacggatcctaaattcaattggaagccagtgtagagaGGCCAATATCGGAGTGATGTGATCAAATTTTCTTCTGCCAGTTAAAAATCGTGCCGCAGCATTTTGCACTAATTGCAAGCGTGACAAAGTGCCCTGCCCAACCCCTATTAAaagagaattacaataatctaaacgtGAGGTAATAAAGGCATGAATAACACTTTCCAAGTCACGCTTGGAAAGAAAGGGCTTAACCTTTGATAAACGTCTGAGGTgataaaatgctgattttaccacCCCGTTTACATGGTCATCAAAGGTAAGTGCAGAATCAATTTTAACTCCGAGATTTGTGATCGAACTCTTTAGTTGGGAAGTTAAAGCTGCAAGATCAACATCCGGAGTATGAGAAGAACGATTTGGGCCAAATAAAATTGCTTCTGTCTTCcgatcattaaaatttaaaaagttttttgccATCCATGCTTTGACATCAGTAAGGCAGTCAAGCAGAGGTCGAGTTGGGAGACTATCAGAAAGACTAAAGGGTAAGTAGAGCTGGCAGTCATCTGCGTATAGATGGAATGgcactttatgtttccagaAAATCGTGCCAAGAGGCAAAAGGTACAATGAAAACAATAACGGCCCAAGAATAGATCCCTGTGGCACACCCCAAAGCAGAGGGGCCACAGAGGATGAAGCCGACCCCAACTTAACACAAGAGGTCCTATTTAAGAGATAGGACTTTAACCACAAAAGTGCCAAACCAGAAATTCCCACACAGTGCTGTAAGCGGGAGATCAACAAATCGTGATCCACTGTGTCAAATGCAGCGGCCAACAAGACCAGCACTGCATATTTACCATGGTCTGTGGCTATCAGGATGTCATTCATAACTTTTACGAGGGCTGTCTCCGTACTGTGAAATGGCTTAAAGCCGGACTGAAAGATTTCTGACAATTTAGAGTCATTCAAGTAGTCCATCAACTGAGTATAAACAATCCTTTCCAGAATCTTACTAAGAAAGGGAAGCTTAGAGATGGGTCTAAAATTTGATATGACTGAACTGTCTAAGCCCGGTTCCTTAAGTAAAGGATGTATGACTGCATGCTTAAATTCCCTAGGTACTTGACCAGACAAAAGACTAGTATTAATAATGTTCAGAATGTGTGGTCCAATGATAGGAAATACCTTTTTAAGAAAACAGGGAGGAACAACGTCATTAGGACAGCCACACAGTTTAGCTTTCAACACAAGTTTCTCTAAGTCAGATAAAACAATTGGTAGAAAAGCAGAGAACAGACTTGAGCAAGAACCATGCATGGCTGGGTCAGCAGTAGGTAGAGTCGGAGGTCTCAAACTAGCAACCTTGTCCACAAAATAATTAAGAAACTT from Oreochromis niloticus isolate F11D_XX linkage group LG10, O_niloticus_UMD_NMBU, whole genome shotgun sequence includes the following:
- the LOC100697749 gene encoding neuronal acetylcholine receptor subunit alpha-9 isoform X1, with the translated sequence MKFPCSGSFAPLVLLLVLPVCRAAHGRFAQKLMKDLFTNYTNALRPVEDTDYIINVTLQVTLSQIIDMDERNQILTTYLWVRQVWMDAFLTWKKEDYDGLDTIRIPSSYVWRPDIVLYNSADDEFSSSMETNVVLRNDGQVMWDQPAITKSSCSVDVAFFPFDVQQCDLTFGSWTHNGNQMDLFNALDSADLADFVPNVEWEVLGMPAKKNVILYGCCSEPYPDITFSLHLKRRASFYIFNLLIPCMMISFLAPLGFYLPADSGEKVSLGVTVLLALTVFQLLVAESMPPSESVPLIGKYYIATMTMVTASTALTIFIMNIHHCGGEARPVPEWAERFILKYLARICFVYEVGENCLGGARKEPLSQEGSDSPSANGGSTKGANWDVNGKAWGGKVEVEPLKVEQEVTNQTDWKEDLFVTIDHSQEKGAAGVRGEKSNCGEHEEETKGVGVEGGDGDGGNRREILVRCLCQHQGLGKNVEYIANSYQDQRAAQLRIGEWRKVAKVMDRFFMWLFFIMVFFMSILILGKAV
- the LOC100697749 gene encoding neuronal acetylcholine receptor subunit alpha-9 isoform X2 encodes the protein MKDLFTNYTNALRPVEDTDYIINVTLQVTLSQIIDMDERNQILTTYLWVRQVWMDAFLTWKKEDYDGLDTIRIPSSYVWRPDIVLYNSADDEFSSSMETNVVLRNDGQVMWDQPAITKSSCSVDVAFFPFDVQQCDLTFGSWTHNGNQMDLFNALDSADLADFVPNVEWEVLGMPAKKNVILYGCCSEPYPDITFSLHLKRRASFYIFNLLIPCMMISFLAPLGFYLPADSGEKVSLGVTVLLALTVFQLLVAESMPPSESVPLIGKYYIATMTMVTASTALTIFIMNIHHCGGEARPVPEWAERFILKYLARICFVYEVGENCLGGARKEPLSQEGSDSPSANGGSTKGANWDVNGKAWGGKVEVEPLKVEQEVTNQTDWKEDLFVTIDHSQEKGAAGVRGEKSNCGEHEEETKGVGVEGGDGDGGNRREILVRCLCQHQGLGKNVEYIANSYQDQRAAQLRIGEWRKVAKVMDRFFMWLFFIMVFFMSILILGKAV